A genomic stretch from Arachis stenosperma cultivar V10309 chromosome 3, arast.V10309.gnm1.PFL2, whole genome shotgun sequence includes:
- the LOC130968710 gene encoding probable inositol transporter 2: MEGGIPEADMSAFRECLALSWKNPYVLRLAFSAGIGGLLFGYDTGVISGALLYIRDDFKAVDKKTWLQEAIVSTALAGAIIGAAVGGWINDRFGRRIAIILADALFLTGAIIMAAATNPAILIVGRVFVGLGVGMASMASPLYISEASPTRVRGALVSLNSFLITGGQFLSYLINLAFTKAPGTWRWMLGVAAVPAIVQIILMFSLPESPRWLYRKGRYEEGQAILKKIYPPEDVEGEIQALKESVDLEIKESESSEKINMMKLLKTTAVRRGLYAGMGLQIFQQFVGINTVMYYSPTIVQLAGFASNRTALLLSLITSGLNAFGSILSIYFIDKTGRKKLALISLSGVVVALALLTVTFRESEIHSPMVSAIETSHFNTTCPDFTSAVDPGRWTCMTCLKASSPSCGFCAAPNDKLLPGACLISNDTSKDICGNDHRSWYTRGCPSKFGWAALIGLALYIIFFSPGMGTVPWVVNSEIYPLRYRGVCGGMASTTVWVSNLIVSQSFLSLTQAIGTAWTFMMFGIVAIVGIFFVIIFVPETKGVPMEEVEKMLEQRSVQFKFWQKRNSVSEKY; encoded by the exons ATGGAAGGAGGCATACCAGAAGCTGATATGTCTGCTTTCAGAGAATGTTTGGCACTTTCTTGGAAGAATCCATATGTTCTTCGTCTTGCTTTCTCTGCTGGGATTGGTGGCCTTCTCTTTGGCTACGACACAg GAGTTATATCTGGGGCTCTTCTATATATCAGAGATGACTTCAAAGCGGTAGACAAAAAGACTTGGCTTCAG GAAGCCATAGTAAGTACGGCACTAGCTGGAGCTATCATAGGAGCTGCAGTTGGTGGATGGATCAATGATCGATTTGGAAGGAGAATAGCAATCATTCTTGCAGATGCACTCTTTCTGACAGGTGCAATCATCATGGCTGCAGCAACAAATCCTGCTATTCTCATTGTTGGTCGAGTTTTCGTTGGACTCGGCGTTGGCATGGCTTCGATGGCATCCCCATTGTACATCTCAGAAGCTTCTCCGACCAGAGTTCGCGGTGCTCTTGTTAGTCTCAACAGTTTTCTCATCACCGGGGGGCAATTCCTCTCGTACCTCATCAACTTGGCCTTCACTAAG GCACCAGGGACATGGAGGTGGATGTTAGGGGTAGCAGCAGTACCTGCAATAGTGCAGATCATACTAATGTTTTCGCTTCCAGAATCGCCTCGTTGGCTGTACCGGAAG GGTAGGTATGAGGAAGGGCAGGCAATTCTTAAGAAAATCTACCCACCCGAGGACGTGGAAGGCGAAATCCAAGCTTTGAAGGAATCAGTTGACTTGGAGATCAAGGAATCCGAGTCGTCAGAGAAAATCAACATGATGAAACTCTTGAAAACCACAGCTGTAAGAAGAGGTTTATATGCAGGAATGGGCCTCCAAATCTTCCAGCAATTTGTTGGTATCAACACTGTGATGTACTACAGTCCCACCATTGTTCAGTTGGCTGGTTTTGCATCTAACAGAACAGCACTACTTCTGTCACTCATCACATCTGGCCTCAATGCATTTGGTTCAATTCTGAGCATATATTTCATTGATAAGACCGGTAGGAAGAAGCTTGCTCTCATCAGTTTGTCCGGCGTCGTGGTGGCTCTGGCTCTCCTAACTGTCACTTTCCGTGAGAGTGAGATTCACTCTCCAATGGTCAGTGCCATTGAAACATCTCATTTCAATACCACCTGCCCTGACTTCACATCAGCCGTAGACCCTGGTAGATGGACTTGTATGACATGCTTAAAGGCTTCATCACCATCTTGCGGCTTTTGCGCTGCTCCTAATGACAAG CTCTTACCTGGGGCATGTTTGATCTCCAATGACACATCAAAGGACATATGTGGCAATGATCACAGGTCATGGTACACAAGGGGATGCCCAAGCAAATTCGGTTGGGCAGCACTTATAGGCCTTGCACTCTACATCATATTCTTCTCACCAGGAATGGGAACTGTTCCATGGGTTGTGAACTCTGAGATCTACCCTTTAAGGTACAGAGGAGTCTGTGGAGGAATGGCATCCACAACAGTTTGGGTGTCAAATCTCATTGTTTCACAGTCATTTTTATCACTTACACAAGCTATTGGGACAGCATGGACATTCATGATGTTTGGGATTGTAGCTATTGTGGGCATTTTCTTTGTCATCATTTTTGTCCCAGAGACTAAAGGAGTTCCAATGGAGGAAGTAGAGAAGATGCTGGAACAAAGATCTGTGCAGTTCAAGTTTTGGCAAAAGAGGAATTCAGTATCTGAAAAATACTGA